The following proteins come from a genomic window of bacterium:
- a CDS encoding NAD(P)H-hydrate dehydratase produces MKAVTPQEIKEMDARASSEFGVAETILMENAGKTVAETVKKEVSSMSETPQVVVLCGKGNNGGDGLVAARHLCSVFPDVKILCCFKEEDAGNNTKEQLKKIKKSSVDFLPDSLEKYLGKDCIVVDALLGIGVRGKVESPCSDWINTVNRSGHFVVSVDVPSGLDALSGLPCGTSVKADVTVTMGLPKIGLLYEKASAYTGKMIVADIGYPDEIYNMSHSRVEVMTPSEAKSFIPKRFCPSDKRSYGHVFIVSGSSLYTGAGIMCARASMRAGAGLVTLGVPESLLSVYQSRLIEEMPFPLKEKSHGILGFKALPQILNWTQRADAAVIGPGLSVDSETMALVRDVIKYSTGKIVLDADAITAVSENADVLNFSGAETVLTPHAGEMARLCGCTREEVEANRWELALEVAEKRNTTVVLKGARTVIAGKNGSLFVNITGNPGMATGGSGDALAGIIGSLIAQGLGSFNASVFGVFLHGVAGDIAASKKGEISLIASDIISSIPDAYNMLPSL; encoded by the coding sequence ATGAAAGCCGTAACTCCTCAGGAAATAAAAGAAATGGACGCGAGAGCGTCCTCCGAATTCGGCGTGGCCGAAACCATCCTTATGGAAAACGCGGGGAAGACGGTTGCCGAAACCGTCAAAAAAGAGGTTTCATCCATGTCCGAAACGCCTCAGGTTGTCGTTCTCTGCGGAAAGGGCAACAACGGCGGCGACGGCCTTGTTGCCGCGCGCCATCTCTGCAGCGTTTTTCCGGATGTTAAAATTTTATGCTGTTTCAAAGAGGAAGATGCCGGAAACAACACTAAAGAGCAGTTAAAGAAAATCAAAAAATCTTCTGTGGATTTTTTACCGGATTCGCTTGAAAAGTATCTTGGGAAAGATTGTATTGTGGTGGACGCGCTTCTTGGTATCGGTGTCAGGGGAAAAGTCGAAAGCCCTTGTTCCGACTGGATAAATACCGTCAACCGGTCCGGTCATTTTGTTGTTTCCGTGGATGTCCCTTCGGGCCTGGACGCGCTCAGCGGACTGCCTTGCGGAACAAGCGTCAAAGCTGATGTGACGGTAACGATGGGCCTGCCTAAAATAGGATTGCTCTATGAAAAAGCGTCCGCTTATACAGGAAAGATGATTGTGGCTGATATCGGCTATCCTGATGAAATTTATAATATGAGCCATTCGAGAGTTGAAGTTATGACGCCTTCCGAGGCAAAATCTTTTATACCAAAAAGGTTTTGCCCTTCCGATAAAAGGTCTTACGGCCATGTTTTTATTGTTTCGGGGTCATCATTATATACAGGCGCGGGTATTATGTGCGCGAGGGCATCTATGAGAGCCGGAGCCGGTTTGGTGACGCTGGGTGTTCCCGAAAGCCTGCTTTCGGTGTACCAGTCAAGGTTAATAGAAGAGATGCCGTTTCCCCTTAAGGAAAAAAGCCACGGCATACTGGGTTTTAAGGCTCTTCCCCAGATCCTTAACTGGACGCAAAGAGCCGATGCCGCCGTTATCGGGCCGGGACTTTCGGTGGATTCCGAAACTATGGCGCTTGTCCGCGACGTCATTAAATACAGCACCGGCAAGATAGTGCTGGACGCTGATGCCATCACAGCCGTTTCCGAAAACGCCGATGTGCTGAATTTCTCGGGCGCTGAAACGGTCCTGACGCCTCATGCCGGGGAAATGGCGCGGCTCTGCGGCTGCACAAGAGAGGAAGTCGAGGCCAACAGGTGGGAACTGGCCCTTGAGGTTGCCGAAAAAAGGAATACCACCGTTGTGCTGAAAGGTGCCCGCACCGTTATAGCCGGGAAAAACGGCTCATTGTTTGTTAACATCACAGGCAACCCCGGGATGGCAACCGGAGGCTCTGGGGACGCGCTCGCGGGCATTATAGGTTCTTTGATTGCCCAGGGGCTCGGAAGTTTCAACGCTTCCGTATTCGGCGTTTTCCTGCATGGTGTTGCCGGGGACATTGCCGCATCAAAAAAAGGCGAAATATCACTGATAGCATCAGACATAATATCTTCGATACCCGACGCTTACAATATGCTGCCGTCCCTGTAA
- a CDS encoding pyridoxine 5'-phosphate synthase, with protein MSKKLLLGVNIDHIATLRQARLEKFPSVIRAAKACEQAGAGQITVHLREDRRHIQDKDVFELKKILSGKLNLEMACYDEIINIACKLRPHQATLVPEKRRELTTEGGLDVIKNFKAVSGTVDRLQKKRITVSLFIDPDLEQVEMALRTGAEFIELHTGSFANAASESKAQKELLKLIDASVFARALGLGVNAGHGIDYNNIKSILKIPYMHELNIGFSIIAEAVFTGLDKAVRKMIKLMRQYRGVS; from the coding sequence GTGAGTAAAAAACTTCTGCTGGGTGTTAATATCGACCATATTGCGACTTTAAGGCAGGCGAGGCTGGAGAAATTTCCTTCCGTTATCCGGGCCGCTAAAGCCTGCGAACAGGCCGGAGCCGGCCAGATAACGGTTCATCTGCGGGAAGACAGAAGGCACATACAGGACAAAGATGTCTTTGAACTGAAAAAAATTTTGTCCGGAAAATTGAACCTTGAAATGGCCTGTTACGATGAAATAATTAATATAGCGTGCAAACTCAGGCCCCACCAGGCGACACTTGTTCCCGAAAAAAGAAGAGAATTGACCACAGAAGGCGGCCTTGATGTTATAAAGAATTTTAAGGCCGTTTCCGGAACCGTTGACAGGCTGCAGAAGAAAAGAATAACGGTCAGCCTTTTTATAGATCCCGATTTGGAACAGGTGGAGATGGCGTTAAGGACGGGAGCGGAATTCATTGAACTTCACACAGGTTCTTTTGCCAACGCGGCGTCAGAATCAAAAGCGCAAAAAGAGCTGTTGAAGCTGATTGACGCTTCGGTGTTCGCGCGCGCTCTCGGGCTTGGAGTCAATGCCGGGCACGGCATAGATTACAATAACATAAAATCAATATTGAAGATTCCCTATATGCATGAACTGAACATCGGGTTTTCCATTATTGCGGAAGCTGTTTTTACGGGTTTGGATAAAGCGGTGAGAAAGATGATTAAGTTGATGAGACAGTATAGAGGTGTAAGTTGA
- a CDS encoding DNA methylase: protein MSFAKPSDSIQISLFPQSKSDTKIADLVTPKTYTGLAGFHKYWGKKPIESLCYLIEKCTKEGDIVMDPFLGSGLISLECLLRNRRFVGIDINPFSVEHTSLLLNLPSRQEYYQALIEIENSVTEKIRNTYLTSEGKIASHYLWEGNELVSVWVKPETGRTRIEMEPSGIDLNSYSTYKDYKPLHFRNLRFFTNSRINVKPTMTVSDIFTGRAMRNIDLLIESFSGYPAYLKRALLLTLTSSAGQMSNMVFAIKNRSKGKRNGNSDKIEVGSWVIGFWLPDTHFEINVWNCFNNRANKLLRALPVKRQTDYTVSSDPVTVNTPGRDAWLINSDCRSALKKMPSQSVSFVCTDPPHSDRVPYLELSELWNSLLGYTVDFEREIVVSNAKERLKSKINYNSEMTEFFLEISRVLKPNGYIALYFNARDDESWQYLKSIEKTSGILKFIGCFPMTYSATSVVQDNRKGAMKSDYIIIYQKGQSNSEHILESVFSKLPSWSSQFPAKKESK, encoded by the coding sequence ATGTCATTCGCTAAACCGTCAGACTCAATACAAATAAGCCTATTCCCTCAATCGAAATCAGACACTAAGATTGCGGATCTTGTGACTCCAAAAACTTATACCGGCTTGGCGGGTTTTCATAAATACTGGGGAAAGAAACCAATAGAAAGCTTATGTTACCTTATTGAAAAATGCACCAAAGAAGGAGATATAGTAATGGATCCCTTCCTTGGGTCTGGCCTGATATCGTTGGAGTGCTTACTTCGTAATAGGCGTTTTGTTGGAATTGATATCAATCCGTTTTCTGTCGAACACACATCCCTCCTGCTAAACCTTCCTTCCCGTCAAGAATACTACCAAGCATTGATCGAAATTGAAAATTCTGTTACTGAAAAAATCAGAAATACATATCTGACATCTGAAGGGAAAATTGCATCTCATTATCTTTGGGAAGGAAATGAACTCGTCTCTGTGTGGGTCAAACCTGAAACAGGTCGGACGCGAATTGAAATGGAGCCATCTGGTATAGATTTAAATTCCTACTCAACATACAAAGATTACAAGCCTTTGCATTTCAGAAATCTCAGATTTTTTACCAATTCCCGGATTAACGTCAAGCCGACCATGACAGTCAGTGATATTTTCACTGGTCGAGCAATGCGTAATATCGATTTACTTATTGAATCATTTTCCGGTTATCCAGCATATTTGAAACGTGCACTTCTTCTTACACTAACATCTTCGGCTGGTCAGATGTCAAACATGGTTTTTGCCATCAAAAATCGAAGCAAAGGCAAGAGAAATGGCAACAGCGACAAAATTGAGGTTGGTAGTTGGGTTATTGGTTTTTGGTTGCCCGATACGCATTTTGAAATCAACGTATGGAACTGCTTCAACAATCGGGCGAACAAGCTGCTAAGGGCTCTACCTGTCAAGAGGCAAACCGACTATACAGTCTCAAGTGATCCAGTGACTGTTAATACTCCGGGTCGCGATGCATGGCTTATCAATTCGGACTGTAGATCAGCACTTAAAAAAATGCCATCTCAATCGGTATCTTTCGTTTGCACTGACCCTCCGCATAGTGACCGTGTCCCTTATCTTGAGTTAAGTGAGTTGTGGAATTCCTTGCTGGGCTATACCGTAGACTTTGAGAGAGAGATTGTTGTTTCTAATGCAAAGGAACGTCTGAAATCAAAGATTAACTATAATTCAGAGATGACCGAGTTTTTTTTGGAAATATCTAGAGTTCTCAAGCCAAATGGATACATAGCATTGTATTTCAATGCACGTGATGATGAAAGTTGGCAATATCTAAAAAGCATCGAAAAAACATCTGGAATACTAAAATTTATAGGATGCTTCCCAATGACTTATTCAGCTACTTCAGTTGTGCAAGATAACAGGAAAGGGGCCATGAAAAGCGACTACATTATTATTTATCAGAAGGGGCAATCCAACTCTGAACACATATTGGAGAGTGTTTTTTCTAAGCTACCGAGCTGGTCGTCTCAATTTCCCGCAAAAAAGGAGAGTAAGTAA
- the acpS gene encoding holo-ACP synthase: protein MIKGIGVDLVENERIKNLIQKWGQAFLDKVFLPEEIEYCSGKRDFPSCFAARIACKEAVFKAFGTEKLTWKDVKVVKTLHGAPQIKLLGNALKFWEKSSLRHLNISLSHSRNYSIAVATIET from the coding sequence TTGATCAAAGGTATAGGCGTAGACCTTGTGGAGAATGAAAGGATAAAAAACCTTATACAAAAATGGGGTCAGGCTTTTCTGGATAAGGTTTTCCTGCCGGAAGAAATCGAGTATTGTTCCGGCAAACGGGATTTCCCGTCGTGTTTCGCGGCGCGGATTGCCTGCAAGGAAGCTGTCTTTAAAGCGTTCGGCACCGAGAAACTTACGTGGAAAGATGTCAAAGTCGTCAAGACGCTCCATGGGGCGCCCCAGATAAAACTTCTCGGGAACGCGTTGAAGTTCTGGGAAAAAAGCAGCCTCAGGCATTTAAACATAAGCCTGTCGCATTCGCGCAATTACTCGATTGCCGTCGCGACGATAGAAACATAA
- a CDS encoding DUF4263 domain-containing protein yields MNDEFEYHNNKKPGKTYHSKSLSFRNQENRKFRYASKVFSEHELNSFALEKGEHVIRITPGGKQEIIAKFYEDNRGIFTLTIQRFTVKTGIPHKTYFTFVGEEIDTILEFINNIQLVDLSSPKNINVTDKQLEKMILNRSQAVDLINHNQDLMLELAKSEITKEDIIALGYRKKQLERFEKLLTDPDYFNSEKREYDCTEELLWQKFFEKNKWVFGYGLSYVFLSGLDDKKLEQVVIGYDLSQSGKRIDAVMKTRGLINSFCFVEIKTHNTVLLKKSSYRSACWPVSDEISGAVSQVQGTVEKAVEKLPRKLEFKDKQGNPTGECVFNYQPKSYLVVGNLSEFKTDYGINQDKYRSFELYRKNIRSPEIITFDELHERAKFIVKHSEV; encoded by the coding sequence ATGAATGATGAATTTGAATATCATAATAATAAAAAACCAGGAAAGACATATCACAGTAAAAGTTTGTCTTTTAGGAATCAGGAGAATAGAAAATTTCGCTATGCGTCGAAGGTTTTCTCGGAACATGAGTTAAATAGTTTTGCTCTAGAGAAAGGAGAGCATGTTATTAGAATTACTCCTGGTGGCAAACAAGAAATCATTGCAAAGTTTTATGAAGATAATAGGGGAATATTTACGTTAACTATACAGCGTTTTACTGTTAAAACTGGCATTCCTCATAAAACTTATTTTACATTCGTAGGAGAAGAAATAGATACAATACTTGAGTTTATTAATAATATTCAATTAGTAGATTTAAGTAGCCCTAAAAATATCAATGTTACAGATAAACAGCTTGAAAAAATGATTCTAAATCGTAGCCAGGCTGTGGATCTTATTAATCATAATCAAGATTTAATGCTTGAACTTGCTAAATCTGAAATAACCAAAGAAGATATTATTGCTTTAGGATACCGTAAAAAACAGTTGGAAAGATTTGAAAAATTGCTTACAGATCCAGATTATTTTAATTCTGAAAAAAGAGAATATGATTGTACTGAAGAGCTTTTATGGCAAAAGTTTTTTGAAAAAAATAAATGGGTTTTTGGTTATGGTTTAAGTTATGTTTTTCTATCGGGTCTTGATGATAAAAAACTTGAACAAGTTGTGATTGGTTATGATTTATCTCAAAGTGGCAAAAGAATAGACGCAGTTATGAAAACTCGAGGTTTAATAAATTCATTTTGTTTTGTAGAAATAAAAACTCATAATACTGTTTTGCTTAAAAAAAGTAGTTATAGATCTGCTTGTTGGCCAGTATCTGATGAGATTTCTGGTGCAGTTTCTCAAGTTCAAGGAACAGTCGAAAAAGCTGTAGAAAAACTTCCTCGAAAACTTGAATTCAAAGATAAACAAGGTAATCCAACGGGAGAATGTGTTTTTAACTATCAACCAAAGTCTTATTTAGTTGTTGGGAATTTAAGTGAATTCAAAACCGATTATGGAATAAATCAGGACAAATATAGGTCATTTGAGCTTTACAGAAAAAACATACGCTCCCCTGAAATTATTACATTTGATGAACTACACGAGAGAGCTAAATTTATTGTGAAACATTCAGAAGTCTAA
- a CDS encoding CdaR family protein: MRDFFTKNIWTKILSVIFAVIVWFYVAEMRSVKHVAKIPLRFIPPANLAVVDSSADVLRVTFSGTAEEVQSLENYDLEAVHKIPDSQDKGRVLIKVAKSDISKPIRVSVVNIEPKIVDVALDEQIEKKLIVRPVWIGQPAYGYEIADASSTPREVSVLGPEKLLSSKRYIETLPIDVTGKDKSFAVRVPLEPLIKDDIYKGEKVVVVSLEIKEALSQRRFEQLPVNILTSSSRKLSIRIEPVSVAAVVSGPQNILDKMGPQEISLFIEVLEKKKGVYELPVKADLPKNVFLERTEPEAVEVTINGH, from the coding sequence ATGAGAGATTTTTTTACAAAAAACATATGGACTAAAATCTTATCGGTGATATTTGCCGTGATAGTCTGGTTTTATGTCGCCGAAATGAGAAGCGTGAAACACGTCGCGAAAATACCCCTGAGGTTTATTCCTCCGGCCAACCTTGCGGTTGTTGACAGTTCCGCCGATGTGTTGAGAGTGACTTTCAGCGGGACGGCCGAGGAAGTCCAGAGCCTTGAAAATTATGACCTTGAGGCAGTACATAAAATCCCTGATTCCCAGGACAAGGGCCGCGTCCTTATAAAGGTGGCAAAAAGCGATATCAGCAAACCCATAAGAGTCAGTGTTGTAAATATCGAGCCTAAAATTGTAGATGTGGCGCTTGATGAACAGATAGAAAAAAAACTGATAGTCAGGCCTGTCTGGATAGGCCAGCCGGCTTACGGTTATGAAATCGCCGACGCATCTTCAACCCCGAGAGAAGTATCCGTTCTCGGGCCTGAAAAACTGTTAAGCTCCAAGAGATACATCGAAACCCTGCCGATAGATGTTACAGGCAAGGATAAATCGTTTGCCGTAAGGGTGCCGCTTGAGCCCCTTATCAAAGATGACATCTATAAGGGAGAGAAAGTCGTTGTAGTATCGCTTGAAATAAAAGAGGCGTTGTCCCAACGGCGCTTTGAGCAGCTGCCGGTGAATATACTTACTTCTTCATCAAGAAAACTTTCCATCAGGATTGAACCTGTGAGTGTTGCCGCGGTAGTGAGCGGCCCGCAGAACATACTCGACAAAATGGGTCCGCAGGAAATATCGCTGTTTATAGAAGTGCTTGAGAAGAAAAAAGGCGTGTATGAGCTTCCCGTCAAAGCCGACCTTCCCAAAAATGTTTTTCTTGAGCGAACCGAACCCGAGGCGGTTGAGGTAACGATTAACGGGCATTAA
- the folP gene encoding dihydropteroate synthase, which translates to MPAKRKIPLKKPKKLPKREQGKISRIITLLPKRLSDFEEELRKIEVDPAGISRMKEKGVMALLKISSVRNPSANIIKQAMLSLGGDAAISRWALTQPGRKSDIILIGTLAQIKKLPEKLQKQNYFELPRIAGLISEKVSGKSSCPPEFRFGREKITFDKGPAVMGVVNITPDSFYDGGKFFSVESAVERALRLAAEGADILDIGGESTRPGSKGVSPDEELRRIIPVIKKVKRRVSVPLSVDTRKYKVAAGAIKAGASIINDISAMTADKRMLGLAARTGAGCIIMHMKGSPETMQVNPGYSDTVGEIAEFLHLRASALVKAGVKKSCISVDPGIGFGKTVKDNYAILNRIDEIAALGYPVTLGLSRKSFIGRVTGESAEFRLPGSIAAGAVGVFLGANIIRAHDVTETRQALKIAWLIRNYNDVKER; encoded by the coding sequence GTGCCAGCAAAAAGAAAGATACCGCTCAAAAAACCGAAAAAACTCCCGAAGAGAGAGCAAGGGAAAATATCCCGGATAATAACCCTCTTACCCAAAAGGCTAAGTGATTTTGAAGAAGAGCTGAGAAAAATTGAGGTTGATCCTGCGGGTATAAGCAGGATGAAAGAAAAAGGGGTTATGGCCTTATTGAAAATTTCTTCGGTCCGTAACCCTTCGGCAAATATCATAAAACAGGCAATGCTTTCCCTGGGCGGAGACGCGGCGATATCAAGATGGGCGCTGACACAGCCCGGCAGAAAATCCGATATTATCCTGATAGGAACCCTTGCCCAGATAAAAAAACTGCCGGAAAAACTTCAGAAACAGAATTACTTCGAATTGCCCCGTATAGCCGGTCTTATAAGCGAAAAAGTCAGCGGGAAATCTTCCTGTCCACCGGAATTCAGGTTCGGCAGAGAAAAAATCACATTCGACAAAGGGCCTGCCGTGATGGGTGTGGTGAATATTACGCCGGATTCTTTTTACGACGGCGGAAAGTTTTTTTCGGTTGAATCTGCGGTTGAGCGCGCCCTGCGGCTTGCGGCGGAAGGCGCGGATATCTTGGATATCGGCGGCGAATCGACAAGGCCCGGTTCCAAAGGGGTTTCACCGGATGAGGAACTCAGGAGAATCATTCCCGTTATAAAGAAAGTAAAGCGGCGCGTGTCGGTGCCGTTATCCGTCGATACGAGAAAATATAAAGTTGCCGCCGGGGCTATAAAAGCCGGAGCTTCCATAATCAACGATATAAGCGCGATGACCGCCGATAAGCGCATGCTCGGGCTTGCCGCGCGGACCGGAGCCGGATGTATAATTATGCATATGAAAGGCAGTCCTGAAACAATGCAGGTAAACCCCGGTTATTCGGACACAGTCGGCGAAATCGCGGAGTTTCTTCACCTGAGGGCGTCGGCGCTGGTTAAAGCGGGCGTAAAAAAAAGTTGTATTTCTGTTGATCCTGGCATAGGATTTGGTAAAACTGTAAAAGACAATTATGCTATACTGAATCGTATAGATGAAATAGCGGCGCTCGGTTATCCTGTAACGCTGGGGTTGTCGAGAAAATCGTTTATAGGCAGGGTGACGGGAGAAAGCGCCGAATTCAGGCTGCCCGGTTCCATCGCGGCCGGAGCGGTCGGAGTTTTTCTCGGCGCGAATATTATAAGAGCTCATGATGTGACGGAAACCCGGCAGGCGCTTAAGATAGCCTGGCTGATACGCAATTATAATGATGTCAAGGAGCGGTAA
- a CDS encoding HNH endonuclease yields MPPKYVKTIREELLYEYAKLMSRSVFDGKLNYGFVSDRFKALRDGVITISGTIREWQREQEFPKECVFCGSPENLQMDHLIPKHRGGPDSADNMVWSCRNCNISRGDKGIFVWLGLHEKDNLHRLVAGKYLKQLLDMHEAKGTMDVHKDDIEILCKGCKNKQVCIQWNSEKELTCFCLESIF; encoded by the coding sequence ATGCCGCCTAAATATGTAAAAACTATTCGGGAAGAGTTGCTTTATGAATATGCGAAGCTTATGTCCCGGTCTGTTTTTGACGGTAAGCTAAATTATGGGTTTGTTTCCGATAGGTTTAAGGCTTTGCGGGATGGAGTGATTACAATATCGGGCACTATCAGAGAATGGCAAAGAGAGCAGGAATTTCCAAAAGAATGTGTTTTTTGCGGGTCCCCGGAGAATCTTCAGATGGATCATCTTATCCCGAAGCATAGAGGAGGTCCTGATTCAGCGGATAATATGGTGTGGTCTTGCAGAAACTGCAATATATCGCGTGGTGATAAGGGTATTTTTGTGTGGCTGGGGCTTCATGAGAAAGACAACCTACATCGTTTAGTCGCGGGAAAATATTTGAAACAGCTCCTTGATATGCATGAAGCTAAAGGAACAATGGATGTTCACAAAGATGACATAGAGATTCTATGTAAAGGATGCAAGAATAAACAAGTGTGTATTCAATGGAATTCAGAAAAAGAGCTAACCTGTTTCTGTCTGGAAAGTATTTTTTAG
- the cdaA gene encoding diadenylate cyclase CdaA, translating to MEQVVEFILAVWKPVVEIAAMSIIFYYMLLSIRGTLAQQVLKGIIIFFVAFILIQKLHLETINWILTKVFAISIIGFIILFQPELRRTLAHIGEKQFFMSMYAEEAVIDVLVRAVSGLSKKKIGALIAIEREVGLKDYIESGIPINSRASEELIQTIFIPNTPLHDGGVIITNNRISAAGCIFPLSSNPTLSKTLGTRHRAAIGLSEETDSVTIVVSEETGSISVASNGVLTRDMDDARLKRALLNLLEPKSNKPARNNRLFFRKNKR from the coding sequence ATGGAGCAGGTCGTTGAATTTATCCTGGCAGTATGGAAGCCGGTTGTTGAAATCGCGGCTATGTCTATCATTTTTTATTATATGCTTCTTTCCATCAGGGGAACGCTCGCTCAGCAGGTTTTAAAAGGGATTATAATATTTTTTGTGGCGTTCATATTGATTCAGAAACTGCATCTGGAAACTATAAACTGGATTTTAACGAAAGTTTTCGCGATTTCGATTATCGGTTTCATAATACTTTTCCAGCCGGAACTGAGAAGGACACTTGCGCATATAGGCGAAAAACAGTTTTTTATGTCTATGTATGCCGAAGAAGCGGTGATAGATGTCCTTGTCCGCGCGGTATCGGGCCTGTCGAAGAAAAAAATCGGGGCTTTGATAGCGATTGAAAGGGAAGTCGGGCTGAAAGATTATATTGAAAGCGGTATCCCCATAAACAGCAGGGCAAGCGAAGAACTCATACAAACGATATTTATCCCGAACACGCCTCTGCATGACGGGGGGGTTATTATAACAAACAACAGGATAAGCGCCGCGGGGTGTATTTTTCCCCTTTCGAGCAACCCGACGCTGAGCAAGACATTGGGGACAAGGCACAGGGCGGCTATCGGACTTTCGGAAGAGACGGATTCGGTTACAATAGTGGTTTCGGAAGAAACAGGCTCGATTTCAGTCGCTTCAAACGGCGTGCTGACAAGGGATATGGATGACGCAAGGCTTAAACGGGCGCTGCTTAACCTTCTTGAACCGAAGAGCAATAAGCCGGCCAGGAATAACAGGTTATTTTTCAGGAAAAACAAGAGATGA
- a CDS encoding DUF3644 domain-containing protein, whose amino-acid sequence MLAAIEIYNKPQISYRDECFTILLINAWELLLKSILSKNKKRIFYPKERKQNYRSLTIQDALNKVQPVFPIDIQYEPIAQNLELLITYRNNAIHFYNQKGFSIVIYGLAQTNITNFRDLMISVFKYDITDEMSINLLPLSFGTSPDPIEFIQKSKNHPCKNKAVAQFLKEISQITTSLERQNLDTSRFLTTFNVTLRSVKKISSADVVVGVKGEVSSDGPLLIERRVDPNKSHPLRQSQLMKNIGSQFKGVKFTTFTLQAIVWKYDFRNKPHLYWRPSLGGVIQYSNEVLPFLNALTKEQIEAAVFEFKKTRKKKKNSTNIKT is encoded by the coding sequence ATGCTTGCAGCAATAGAAATCTATAATAAACCTCAAATTTCATATCGAGATGAATGTTTCACGATATTATTAATAAATGCGTGGGAATTACTACTAAAATCGATATTATCTAAAAATAAAAAACGAATTTTTTATCCTAAAGAAAGAAAACAGAATTACCGTTCATTAACGATACAAGATGCCTTAAATAAAGTTCAGCCAGTTTTCCCTATCGATATACAATATGAGCCAATTGCACAAAATCTCGAGTTGCTTATAACTTATCGAAATAATGCTATTCACTTTTACAATCAAAAAGGATTTAGCATCGTAATCTATGGATTAGCACAAACAAACATCACAAATTTTAGAGACTTAATGATTTCAGTTTTTAAATATGATATTACTGATGAGATGAGTATTAACTTACTTCCTTTATCATTTGGAACATCTCCAGATCCTATTGAATTTATTCAAAAAAGTAAAAATCATCCATGCAAAAATAAAGCTGTTGCGCAATTTCTTAAAGAAATTTCCCAAATTACAACCAGCCTAGAGAGGCAAAACCTAGATACATCTCGATTCTTAACCACTTTTAATGTTACATTAAGATCTGTTAAAAAAATTTCATCTGCTGATGTTGTTGTTGGAGTAAAAGGCGAAGTCAGCAGTGATGGGCCACTATTAATCGAAAGACGTGTTGATCCCAACAAATCACATCCACTTAGACAATCACAGCTTATGAAAAATATTGGCTCGCAATTTAAAGGTGTTAAGTTTACAACTTTTACGTTGCAAGCGATTGTTTGGAAATATGATTTTAGAAACAAACCTCATCTTTATTGGCGTCCATCGTTGGGAGGTGTAATACAATATTCCAATGAAGTTCTGCCATTTTTGAATGCATTAACTAAGGAGCAAATTGAAGCCGCTGTCTTTGAGTTTAAGAAAACAAGAAAAAAGAAAAAAAACAGTACAAATATAAAAACCTAA